One genomic window of Gossypium hirsutum isolate 1008001.06 chromosome D11, Gossypium_hirsutum_v2.1, whole genome shotgun sequence includes the following:
- the LOC121202982 gene encoding SNF1-related protein kinase regulatory subunit beta-2 encodes MGNVNGREDGNNSPSGIEEEETRANSALEAMAAPMGHSPPHSPTSTHSPLMFTPQVPVVPLQRPDEMHGSSPSWMQSAIGYEDGCTEKGIPTMITWGYGGKEVAVEGSWDNWKTRIPLQRCGKDFTIMKVLPSGVYQYRFIVDGQWRYAPDLPWAQDGTGNANNILDLQVNLLSLSWYGIRSFRISNYLFSLNTRAFCKYISVPVFHSSA; translated from the exons atggggAATGTGAATGGAAGAGAAGATGGGAATAATAGCCCATCAgggattgaagaagaagaaacaagggCTAACAGTGCTCTTGAAGCTATGGCGGCACCTATGGGTCACTCACCTCCACACAGTCCCACATCAACACATTCTCCTCTCATGTTTACTCCTCAG GTTCCAGTTGTTCCTTTACAAAGACCTGATGAGATGCACGGATCAAGCCCATCGTGGATGCAGTCTGCAATTGGATACGAAGATGGCTGCACCGAGAAGGGAATTCCAACAATGATTACATGGGGCTATGGTGGCAAAGAAGTAGCCGTTGAGGGATCATGGGATAATTGGAAGACAAG AATCCCTTTGCAGAGATGTGGAAAAGACTTCACTATTATGAAAGTGTTACCATCAGGTGTTTACCAGTATAGGTTCATTGTCGATGGACAATGGAGGTATGCCCCTGACTTGCCATGGGCTCAAGACGGCACAGGCAATGCTAACAACATTTTGGACTTGCAGGTAAATTTATTGTCTTTATCTTGGTATGGTATTCGTAGTTTTAGGATTTCCAACTATTTGTTTTCATTGAATACGAGAGCTTTCTGTAAATATATATCTGTTCCTGTCTTCCATTCTTCTGCTTAG
- the LOC107912863 gene encoding endochitinase, with translation MDVKMLYGLLTLTSLAILLQGLGTSAQQCGRQAGGALCANRLCCSQFGWCGSTPEYCGTGCQSQCGGSTPTPSGGSGVGSIITRDLFNQMLKYRNDPRCPSNGFYTYDAFITAARSFNGFGTTGDLATRKRELAAFFGQTSHETTGGWPTAPDGPYAWGYCFIREQNNPGAYCTLGSWPCAPGRQYFGRGPIQLTHNYNYGPAGRAIGEDLINNPDLVATNAILSFKTAIWFWMTPQGNKPSCHSVIIGGWRPSGADTAAGRVPGYGVITNIINGGLECGRGPDNRVASRIGFYRRYCDILGINTGSNLDCNNQRPFG, from the exons ATGGATGTAAAAATGTTGTATGGTCTTTTGACTTTAACTAGTCTAGCAATTCTCTTGCAAGGCCTAGGAACATCCGCACAACAGTGCGGAAGACAAGCAGGAGGTGCACTCTGTGCAAACAGACTGTGTTGCAGCCAATTTGGGTGGTGTGGCAGCACACCTGAGTACTGTGGAACTGGCTGCCAGAGCCAGTGTGGTGGCTCCACTCCAACCCCTAGTGGTGGGAGTGGTGTTGGCAGCATTATCACTCGAGACCTTTTTAATCAAATGCTTAAGTATCGAAATGATCCAAGATGTCCCAGCAATGGTTTCTATACTTATGATGCTTTCATTACTGCTGCTCGATCTTTTAATGGATTTGGCACAACCGGAGACCTTGCAACCAGAAAGAGAGAGCTCGCAGCTTTCTTTGGTCAAACCTCTCATGAAACAACAGGTGGATGGCCAACTGCACCGGATGGTCCGTATGCATGGGGATACTGCTTTATTAGGGAACAAAACAACCCTGGTGCTTATTGTACTCTTGGCTCTTGGCCATGCGCTCCCGGCAGACAGTATTTTGGACGAGGACCCATTCAATTGACTCA CAACTACAACTATGGACCAGCTGGAAGAGCCATTGGAGAAGATTTGATAAATAATCCGGACCTTGTAGCCACGAACGCAATATTATCCTTTAAGACAGCCATATGGTTTTGGATGACTCCACAGGGAAACAAACCGTCATGCCATAGCGTAATCATCGGGGGATGGAGACCGTCGGGTGCGGACACGGCAGCAGGCCGGGTCCCTGGTTATGGAGTCATCACTAACATAATTAATGGTGGGCTAGAGTGCGGTCGTGGTCCTGATAACAGGGTGGCTAGCAGGATTGGTTTCTACAGGAGGTACTGTGACATCTTGGGTATAAACACCGGAAGCAACTTGGATTGCAATAACCAAAGGCCTTTTGGCTGA